A DNA window from Cobetia marina contains the following coding sequences:
- a CDS encoding sulfite exporter TauE/SafE family protein, which yields MTDLLDSLLTLPDYSALAWSVIVFSTYLTGISKGGFAGGFGSLSVPLMALAIGPLEAAGILLPLLIVMDFLSARAWWGKQLWSEVRIILPSAAIGIAVGVVLFDELNENMIRGLLGVISLLFAAYMLFKPTARNPLPRWLAIPAGATAGFTSFFAHAGAPPYNLYMIPRQHPKETFIATTVIIFAGMNLMKLGPYVALGEVNLTSLSTSLLLVPVAWAGVRSGLWLQSRVNEKLFFRLIILAMALVGVQLIYKAWG from the coding sequence GTGACCGATCTTCTCGACTCTCTGCTGACCCTGCCCGATTACTCCGCCCTGGCCTGGAGCGTGATCGTCTTCTCGACCTACCTGACCGGCATCTCCAAGGGCGGCTTCGCCGGCGGGTTCGGCTCGCTTTCCGTGCCGCTGATGGCACTCGCCATCGGTCCGCTGGAAGCGGCCGGCATCCTGCTGCCGCTGTTGATCGTGATGGACTTTCTCAGCGCTCGCGCCTGGTGGGGCAAGCAGCTGTGGTCGGAGGTGCGCATCATCCTGCCCAGCGCCGCCATCGGCATCGCGGTGGGCGTGGTGCTGTTCGATGAGCTGAACGAGAACATGATTCGTGGCTTGCTGGGCGTCATCTCGCTGCTGTTCGCCGCCTACATGCTGTTCAAGCCCACCGCGAGGAACCCGCTGCCGCGCTGGCTGGCCATTCCTGCCGGTGCCACGGCCGGCTTCACCAGTTTCTTCGCCCACGCCGGTGCCCCGCCCTACAACCTGTACATGATTCCGCGTCAGCATCCCAAGGAGACCTTCATCGCCACCACGGTGATCATCTTCGCAGGCATGAATCTGATGAAGCTGGGCCCCTACGTGGCGCTGGGCGAGGTCAACCTCACCAGTCTGTCCACCTCGCTGCTGCTGGTGCCGGTGGCCTGGGCAGGTGTCAGGAGCGGCCTGTGGCTGCAATCCCGCGTCAACGAGAAGCTGTTCTTCCGCCTGATCATCCTCGCGATGGCGCTGGTCGGCGTGCAGCTGATCTACAAGGCCTGGGGCTGA
- a CDS encoding DOPA 4,5-dioxygenase family protein has translation MTPQIHYYHAHLYYTDEQSLAAARELAARAEQHFPLRVGRFHEQPVGPHPLWSCQLSFAPEDFGRIIPWLALNRGTLDIFVHAGTGDDLFDHTQGVMWLGSSHLLNLHVFGDE, from the coding sequence ATGACACCGCAGATCCACTACTACCACGCACATCTCTACTACACCGATGAGCAGAGTCTGGCCGCCGCTCGCGAGCTGGCGGCCCGCGCCGAGCAGCACTTTCCGCTGCGCGTCGGTCGCTTCCATGAGCAGCCGGTAGGCCCGCACCCGCTGTGGAGCTGTCAGCTGTCCTTCGCTCCCGAAGACTTCGGGCGCATCATCCCGTGGCTGGCGCTCAATCGCGGCACGCTGGACATCTTCGTGCACGCCGGAACCGGTGATGATCTCTTTGATCACACCCAGGGCGTGATGTGGCTGGGCAGCTCCCACCTGCTGAATCTGCACGTCTTCGGCGATGAGTGA
- a CDS encoding CreA family protein — protein MTRLRRLSPRAALLGVIASGLLLAGCDDNEVGDVSLGLFTTKDIKIESLIDPKVPGVTCHLSNIEANLDFSDPSDMSIACRQTGPITPAMLADIDTSKSGEEVYRKSKSVLLKSLKIRRILDRDSQSLLYIAYSTKETSGSFKHALSSVPLWGSEAWQAPAAQ, from the coding sequence ATGACTCGACTGCGCCGCCTATCCCCTCGTGCCGCCCTGCTGGGCGTGATCGCCTCTGGCCTGCTGCTGGCCGGCTGTGACGACAATGAGGTCGGGGATGTCTCGCTGGGCCTGTTCACCACCAAGGACATCAAGATCGAGAGCCTGATCGACCCCAAGGTGCCGGGCGTGACCTGTCACCTGAGCAACATCGAGGCGAATCTCGATTTCTCCGACCCCTCCGACATGAGCATCGCCTGCCGCCAGACCGGCCCGATCACCCCGGCGATGCTCGCCGACATCGACACCTCCAAGAGTGGCGAGGAGGTCTATCGCAAGTCCAAGAGCGTGCTGCTCAAGAGCCTCAAGATCCGGCGCATTCTGGACCGTGACTCCCAGAGCCTGCTCTACATCGCCTACAGCACCAAGGAAACCAGCGGTAGCTTCAAGCATGCGCTGAGCAGCGTGCCGCTGTGGGGCAGCGAGGCCTGGCAGGCACCGGCAGCGCAGTGA
- a CDS encoding pyridoxamine 5'-phosphate oxidase family protein: MSSPEHKQKIWKLIKDVKVGMLVTQGDGMPHARPMHLVQDDYDGTLWFFTRASAEKVFEAKKDSEVCLSFSDQDDGVYVSLSGHANLHRDQGLIDKFWNPFVAAWFPEGKDDPDVTLLEVKVQSGEHWKAKESKAYQLYEIARANLDKDHTPDMGENEKFGTV; encoded by the coding sequence ATGTCGAGCCCGGAGCACAAGCAGAAGATCTGGAAGCTGATCAAGGATGTGAAGGTCGGCATGTTGGTGACGCAGGGTGACGGCATGCCACATGCCCGCCCGATGCATCTGGTGCAGGATGACTATGACGGCACCCTGTGGTTCTTCACGCGAGCCAGTGCCGAGAAGGTGTTTGAAGCAAAGAAGGACAGCGAGGTCTGCCTGAGCTTTTCCGATCAGGATGATGGCGTCTATGTGTCGCTGAGCGGTCATGCCAATCTGCACCGCGATCAGGGCCTGATCGACAAGTTCTGGAATCCGTTCGTGGCCGCCTGGTTCCCGGAAGGCAAGGATGACCCCGATGTCACTCTGCTGGAGGTCAAGGTGCAATCCGGTGAGCACTGGAAGGCCAAGGAGAGCAAGGCGTATCAACTCTATGAGATTGCGCGCGCCAACCTCGACAAGGACCACACCCCGGACATGGGTGAGAACGAGAAATTCGGCACGGTATGA
- the adhP gene encoding alcohol dehydrogenase AdhP has product MDNSMKAAVVREFGAPLVIEEVAVPRPGRGEILVEVAASGVCHTDLHAAHGDWPVKPNPPFIPGHEGVGTIAAVGEGVTHVKEGDRVGVPWLYSACGHCEHCLGGWETLCESQQNTGYSVNGGFAQYTLADAGYVGRLPDSVGFVEIAPVLCAGVTVYKGLKMTDTRPGQWVVISGIGGLGHMAVQYARAMGLNVAAVDVDDAKLDLARRLGATVTVNAMKEDPAAVIKREIGGAHGALVTAVSPKAFDQAQNMLRRGGTLVLNGLPPGDFPLPIFSTVLNGITVRGSIVGTRQDLQEALDFAAEGKVAATVQTGRLEDINDIFGRMIDGKIEGRIVLDMKS; this is encoded by the coding sequence ATGGATAACAGCATGAAAGCCGCCGTGGTACGTGAATTCGGTGCACCGCTGGTGATCGAGGAAGTCGCGGTACCGCGACCAGGGCGTGGCGAGATTCTGGTCGAGGTCGCCGCCTCCGGGGTCTGTCATACCGACCTGCACGCCGCGCATGGCGACTGGCCGGTGAAGCCCAACCCACCGTTCATCCCGGGACATGAGGGAGTGGGGACCATCGCGGCGGTGGGCGAGGGTGTGACCCACGTCAAGGAAGGCGACCGGGTCGGGGTGCCCTGGCTCTACTCGGCCTGTGGCCATTGCGAGCACTGTCTGGGAGGGTGGGAGACGCTGTGCGAGAGCCAGCAGAACACCGGCTATTCGGTGAATGGCGGCTTTGCCCAGTACACGCTGGCGGATGCCGGCTACGTGGGGCGTCTGCCGGACAGCGTGGGCTTCGTGGAGATCGCGCCGGTGCTGTGTGCCGGGGTCACGGTCTACAAGGGGCTCAAGATGACCGACACTCGCCCCGGTCAGTGGGTGGTGATCTCGGGGATCGGCGGGTTGGGTCACATGGCGGTGCAGTACGCCCGCGCCATGGGCCTGAACGTGGCGGCGGTGGATGTCGATGATGCCAAGCTGGATCTGGCCCGCCGTCTGGGGGCCACCGTGACCGTGAATGCCATGAAGGAAGATCCGGCAGCCGTCATCAAGCGCGAGATCGGCGGCGCGCACGGCGCACTGGTGACGGCGGTGTCGCCCAAGGCCTTCGATCAGGCCCAGAACATGCTGCGCCGTGGCGGTACCCTGGTGCTCAACGGCCTGCCGCCGGGTGACTTCCCGCTGCCGATCTTCTCCACGGTGCTCAACGGCATCACGGTGCGTGGCTCCATCGTCGGTACGCGTCAGGACCTGCAGGAGGCGCTGGACTTCGCCGCGGAAGGCAAGGTCGCGGCCACCGTGCAGACCGGCAGGCTCGAGGACATCAATGACATCTTCGGGCGCATGATCGACGGCAAGATCGAAGGGCGCATCGTGCTCGACATGAAGTCTTGA
- the exaC gene encoding acetaldehyde dehydrogenase ExaC, with protein sequence MIYASPGSADALVTFKDTYGNYIGGRFVEPVKGEYFDNVSPVTGEVFCRIPRSSAEDIDLALDAAHKAAPAWGKTSVQERSNILLRIADRIEQNLEMLAVAETWDNGKAVRETLNADIPLAADHFRYFAGCLRSQEGTAADIDANTVSYHFHEPLGVVGQIIPWNFPILMAAWKLGPALAAGNCVVLKPAEQTPASILVLAELINDLLPAGVLNIVNGYGAEAGQALATSKRIAKIAFTGSTPVGSHILKCAAETIIPSTVELGGKSPNIYFADIMNAEPEFIDKAAEGLVLAFFNQGEVCTCPSRALIQESIYDDFMARVMERVKTIKRGNPLDTDVQVGAQASREQFDKIMSYMDIAREEGAEVLTGGSSEQLENELANGYYIQPTLLKGHNAMRVFQEEIFGPVVAVTTFRDEAEALAIANDTEFGLGAGVWSRDMNVAFRMGRGIQAGRVWTNCYHQYPAHAAFGGYKKSGVGRETHKMALEHYQQTKNLLVSYDINPLGFF encoded by the coding sequence ATGATCTACGCCTCCCCGGGCAGCGCCGACGCGCTGGTCACGTTCAAGGACACCTACGGCAATTACATCGGCGGGCGTTTCGTCGAGCCGGTCAAGGGGGAATATTTCGACAATGTCAGTCCGGTGACGGGTGAGGTGTTCTGCCGTATCCCGCGCTCGAGTGCGGAAGACATCGATCTCGCGCTGGACGCCGCCCACAAGGCAGCCCCCGCCTGGGGCAAGACCTCGGTGCAGGAGCGCTCCAACATCCTGCTCAGGATCGCGGATCGCATCGAGCAGAATCTCGAGATGCTGGCGGTCGCCGAGACCTGGGACAACGGCAAGGCGGTGCGCGAGACGCTGAACGCTGATATCCCGCTGGCAGCGGATCATTTCCGCTACTTCGCCGGTTGCCTGCGCTCCCAGGAGGGCACCGCGGCGGACATCGATGCCAATACCGTCTCCTATCACTTCCACGAGCCGCTGGGGGTGGTGGGGCAGATCATCCCGTGGAACTTCCCGATCCTGATGGCGGCCTGGAAGCTCGGCCCGGCGCTGGCGGCGGGCAACTGCGTGGTGCTCAAGCCGGCGGAACAGACCCCGGCCTCGATCCTGGTGCTGGCGGAACTGATCAATGACCTGCTGCCGGCAGGGGTGCTCAACATCGTCAACGGCTATGGCGCCGAGGCCGGACAGGCACTGGCGACCAGCAAGCGCATCGCCAAGATCGCCTTCACCGGTTCCACCCCCGTGGGCTCGCACATCCTCAAGTGCGCCGCGGAGACCATCATTCCCTCCACGGTGGAGCTGGGCGGCAAGTCCCCCAACATCTACTTCGCCGACATCATGAATGCCGAGCCCGAGTTCATCGACAAGGCTGCCGAAGGGCTGGTGCTGGCGTTCTTCAATCAGGGCGAGGTGTGCACCTGCCCGTCACGCGCCCTGATCCAGGAAAGCATCTACGACGACTTCATGGCCCGTGTGATGGAGCGCGTGAAGACCATCAAGCGCGGCAATCCGCTGGATACCGACGTGCAGGTCGGCGCCCAGGCATCTCGCGAGCAGTTCGACAAGATCATGTCCTACATGGATATCGCCCGTGAGGAGGGGGCCGAGGTGCTCACCGGCGGCAGCAGCGAGCAGCTGGAGAACGAGCTGGCCAACGGCTATTACATCCAGCCGACCCTGCTGAAGGGCCACAACGCGATGCGTGTCTTCCAGGAGGAGATCTTCGGACCGGTGGTCGCCGTCACCACCTTCCGCGACGAGGCCGAGGCGCTGGCCATCGCCAATGATACCGAATTCGGTCTCGGCGCCGGTGTCTGGAGTCGCGACATGAACGTCGCCTTCCGCATGGGCCGCGGTATCCAGGCCGGTCGCGTGTGGACCAACTGCTACCACCAGTATCCCGCCCATGCCGCCTTCGGTGGCTACAAGAAATCCGGTGTCGGTCGCGAGACCCACAAGATGGCACTGGAACACTACCAGCAGACCAAGAACCTGCTGGTCAGCTACGACATCAATCCGCTCGGCTTCTTCTAG
- a CDS encoding response regulator: MYRLLIADDHPLFRDAISRTLNLAVADGSTPEYELLQAASLEEALSVIAHHADSLDLLLLDLDLPDSHGLEGLARLREEADWLPVAILSAHEARETVLEALALGAVGYLSKSSSAQTLRDALARMLAGEVYVPAQLMRAAPRPAPLSASSASASSAPASSVPVPPPAPRLAPSLSDAEFARRWQTLTTKQRGVLERMVLGESNKMIAWQLGVAETTVKSHVSAILHKLGVASRVQAILLASHALPAVSGPSEASAAPRRETPRSNAHE, translated from the coding sequence ATGTACCGTCTGCTGATCGCGGATGACCATCCGCTGTTCCGTGATGCCATCAGTCGTACCCTGAATCTGGCCGTCGCTGACGGCTCTACGCCAGAATACGAGCTGCTGCAGGCCGCCAGTCTCGAGGAAGCGCTCAGCGTGATCGCTCATCATGCTGACAGTCTCGACCTGCTGCTGCTGGATCTCGACCTGCCCGACAGCCACGGCCTGGAAGGCCTGGCGCGCCTGCGCGAGGAGGCAGACTGGCTGCCGGTGGCGATTCTCTCCGCCCACGAGGCGCGCGAGACGGTACTCGAGGCATTGGCGCTCGGTGCGGTGGGGTATCTGTCCAAGTCGAGTTCGGCGCAGACCCTGCGCGATGCCCTCGCACGCATGCTGGCCGGGGAGGTCTACGTGCCTGCCCAGTTGATGCGCGCTGCGCCGCGTCCAGCGCCGCTCTCAGCATCATCTGCATCAGCATCATCGGCACCAGCATCATCGGTACCAGTGCCACCGCCAGCGCCCCGACTGGCGCCGAGCCTCAGCGATGCTGAATTCGCGCGGCGCTGGCAGACCCTCACCACCAAGCAGCGCGGCGTGCTGGAGCGCATGGTGCTGGGCGAGTCCAACAAGATGATCGCCTGGCAGCTGGGCGTGGCGGAGACCACCGTCAAGTCGCATGTCTCCGCCATCCTGCACAAGCTGGGGGTCGCCAGCCGGGTGCAGGCGATCCTGCTGGCCAGCCACGCCCTGCCTGCCGTGTCAGGCCCGAGTGAGGCCTCTGCCGCCCCACGACGCGAAACGCCCCGGTCCAACGCTCACGAATGA
- a CDS encoding Nramp family divalent metal transporter translates to MSDKSVRHAASMSLGSEGEASAAGGVRTASPLSLAGRLRRALPFLGPAMIAAVAYIDPGNFATNIEAGSRYGYTLLWVVLWANLMAMLIQTLSARLGLATGKNLAEVIRERFPRPVVWAFWVQAEIVAIATDLAEFLGAALAFNLLFGLSMLEGALLTGAITYAVLVMQRYGFRMMEMIIGAMILAVSAGFLLEIILSRPPVEPIIYGLLTPGFPDSHAIFLAAGILGATVMPHVIYLHSALSQNRIRVRDSGQRRRVMGYYRLDVIIGMALAGLINMAMLVLAAKVFHGNGETGVASITESYKLLSPLMGQNAASLIFGFTLLLAGLSSSIVGTLSGQVVMQGFVNFRIPLWLRRVITMAPAIAIILMGLPEQQVLVASQVVLSFGIPFALVPLLMFTANRRLMGDLVNRHWVTAIGMLVAAIIILLNGYVLVGELM, encoded by the coding sequence ATGTCCGATAAATCCGTACGTCATGCCGCCAGCATGTCGCTGGGCAGTGAAGGTGAAGCCTCTGCTGCCGGCGGTGTGCGCACCGCATCCCCTCTGTCCCTTGCGGGACGCCTGCGTCGCGCGCTGCCGTTTCTCGGCCCGGCGATGATCGCCGCCGTCGCCTACATCGACCCCGGCAACTTCGCGACCAACATCGAGGCCGGCTCCCGCTATGGCTATACCCTGCTGTGGGTGGTGCTGTGGGCCAACCTGATGGCGATGTTGATCCAGACCCTGTCCGCCCGGCTGGGGCTGGCCACCGGCAAGAATCTGGCGGAAGTCATCCGTGAGCGCTTCCCGCGTCCGGTGGTCTGGGCCTTCTGGGTGCAGGCGGAGATCGTGGCCATCGCCACCGATCTGGCCGAGTTTCTCGGCGCGGCGCTGGCCTTCAATCTGCTGTTCGGGCTCAGCATGCTGGAAGGGGCGCTGTTGACCGGTGCCATCACCTACGCGGTGCTGGTGATGCAGCGCTACGGCTTCCGCATGATGGAGATGATCATCGGGGCGATGATTCTGGCGGTGTCGGCGGGCTTCCTGCTCGAGATCATCCTCAGTCGTCCGCCGGTGGAGCCGATCATCTACGGCCTGCTGACACCAGGTTTCCCGGATAGCCATGCCATCTTCCTGGCGGCGGGTATCCTGGGTGCCACCGTGATGCCGCATGTCATCTACCTGCATTCCGCGCTGTCCCAGAACCGCATCCGGGTGCGTGACAGCGGTCAGCGTCGTCGCGTGATGGGTTACTACCGTCTCGATGTGATCATTGGCATGGCGCTGGCGGGGCTGATCAACATGGCGATGCTGGTGCTGGCCGCCAAGGTCTTCCATGGCAATGGTGAGACCGGCGTGGCTTCCATCACCGAGAGCTACAAGCTGCTGTCGCCGCTGATGGGCCAGAATGCCGCGAGCCTGATCTTCGGCTTCACGCTGCTGCTGGCGGGGCTGTCCTCGTCCATCGTCGGCACCCTGTCCGGGCAGGTGGTGATGCAGGGCTTCGTCAACTTCCGCATTCCGCTGTGGCTGCGCCGCGTGATCACCATGGCACCGGCCATCGCCATCATCCTGATGGGGCTGCCGGAGCAGCAGGTGCTGGTCGCAAGCCAGGTGGTACTCAGCTTCGGGATTCCCTTCGCGCTGGTGCCGCTGCTGATGTTCACCGCCAATCGCCGCCTGATGGGGGACCTGGTCAATCGGCACTGGGTGACGGCCATCGGCATGCTGGTGGCGGCGATCATCATCCTGCTCAATGGCTATGTGCTGGTCGGGGAGCTGATGTAG
- a CDS encoding hybrid sensor histidine kinase/response regulator: MAPDTPLTDSRKDGLSAELAALKARNRQLEKINAALIERVESSSPSPSAPYAAFEHAVLLADQVRERTDTLHRTLDELGALNRRLTAAKAAAEAANHSKTRFLAAISHDLLQPLNAARLFASALEEQLARLALDDPTPRDASPGELVARLGRSLADVESLLGTLVDISRLDAGVLTADVATFPVRELLDVLAEEYRQLGAARGLELHYVASHLSVESDLQLLARVIRNFLSNTLRHVPDGSTRGRVLLGCRRRGDWLEITVADNGPGIAEHQREVVFQEFRRLAPRQDNEQRGLGLGLAIVKRITGLLEHPLSLASTPGRGAAFAVRVPIRQPANVMGPSADAPSPGQPCASPLAQPLLDTVIWVVEDDREVCAGMQSLLEGWGASVHCADTAEVLLQQALAAPPEVLIVDHQLGDGQPDGLAQAQRLRKRWPDLPVVVISADHSAPLKARARALGFGFLLKPVKPLRLRQLLVNHR, from the coding sequence ATGGCGCCTGATACGCCGCTGACAGATTCCCGAAAGGACGGCCTGAGCGCTGAACTCGCCGCCCTCAAGGCGCGCAATCGCCAGCTGGAGAAGATCAACGCCGCCCTGATCGAGCGGGTCGAATCCAGCAGCCCTTCACCGAGCGCGCCCTACGCCGCCTTCGAGCACGCCGTCCTGCTGGCGGATCAGGTGCGCGAGCGTACCGACACCCTGCACCGCACCCTCGATGAACTGGGGGCACTCAATCGACGCCTGACCGCCGCCAAGGCCGCCGCCGAGGCGGCCAATCACTCCAAGACCCGCTTTCTCGCCGCCATCAGCCATGATCTGCTGCAACCCCTGAATGCCGCCCGATTGTTCGCAAGCGCTCTGGAAGAGCAGCTGGCGAGGCTGGCACTTGATGACCCCACGCCGCGCGACGCTTCGCCGGGCGAGCTGGTGGCGCGGCTGGGGCGCTCGCTGGCCGATGTCGAGAGCCTGCTGGGCACGCTGGTGGACATCTCGCGGCTGGATGCCGGCGTGCTGACGGCCGATGTCGCCACCTTCCCGGTGCGTGAGCTGCTGGATGTGCTTGCCGAGGAATATCGTCAACTGGGCGCTGCCCGTGGGCTGGAGCTGCACTACGTGGCCAGCCACCTGAGCGTCGAGTCAGATCTGCAGCTACTGGCGCGCGTGATACGCAATTTCCTGAGCAATACGCTGCGCCATGTCCCGGATGGCTCGACGCGCGGACGCGTGCTGCTGGGGTGTCGCCGGCGTGGTGACTGGCTGGAGATCACGGTGGCCGACAACGGCCCCGGCATCGCCGAGCATCAGCGCGAGGTGGTCTTCCAGGAATTCCGGCGCCTGGCGCCGCGCCAGGACAACGAGCAGCGCGGCCTCGGGCTGGGGCTGGCGATCGTCAAGCGCATCACCGGCCTGCTGGAGCACCCCCTGTCGTTGGCCAGCACCCCGGGGCGCGGTGCCGCCTTCGCGGTGCGCGTGCCGATTCGACAGCCTGCCAATGTGATGGGCCCGTCGGCTGACGCGCCTTCTCCCGGTCAGCCTTGCGCGTCACCGCTTGCGCAGCCGCTGCTCGATACCGTTATCTGGGTGGTCGAGGATGATCGGGAGGTGTGTGCCGGCATGCAGTCATTGCTCGAGGGCTGGGGCGCGAGTGTCCACTGCGCCGATACCGCCGAGGTGCTGTTGCAGCAGGCGCTGGCCGCGCCGCCGGAGGTGTTGATCGTTGATCATCAGCTGGGTGACGGGCAGCCCGATGGTCTGGCGCAGGCACAACGGCTGCGCAAGCGTTGGCCAGACTTGCCAGTGGTGGTGATCAGCGCGGACCACTCGGCGCCGCTGAAGGCCAGGGCACGCGCGCTCGGCTTCGGGTTCCTGCTCAAGCCGGTCAAGCCGCTGCGCCTGCGCCAGCTGTTGGTCAACCATCGCTGA
- the nosP gene encoding nitric oxide-sensing protein NosP, protein MIAVPLATAASHLKDPQAAVAELARKLDDSLGGRQRLGGVLFFCSADYPLPALGQALADAFGEVAVSGCTTAGEITPEGYARGSITAIGLARSDFALAQVLIDDLSGFDLPRAQTLSDELLARCREQAVAPVMGNSFALTLLDGLSSSEEQVLATLDAALGSIPAFGGSAGDDNRLAHTYVYADGVFHDQAAVVVVINTRLPFEVISTHHLTPLADKLVVTAVDRDSRRVLELNAEPAAEEYARLAGVAPEALEEAVFARCPLAVRIGEAHYVRSIQRVNADASLSFYCAVETGIVLTAMQATPILAQLEQRLAEVEARLGPPALTIGCDCFLRRMEIEALGLEAEASRLLRHHRVIGFNTYGEQHHGMHINQTFTGVVIGQRRLAADGTGGQDGA, encoded by the coding sequence ATGATTGCCGTGCCGCTGGCCACAGCGGCCAGTCACCTCAAGGACCCGCAGGCGGCGGTGGCCGAGCTGGCCCGAAAGCTTGATGACTCGCTAGGTGGCCGCCAGCGGCTCGGCGGGGTGCTATTCTTCTGCTCGGCGGATTACCCCCTCCCGGCACTGGGTCAGGCGCTGGCCGATGCCTTCGGTGAGGTAGCGGTGAGTGGCTGCACCACCGCCGGCGAGATCACGCCCGAGGGCTATGCGCGCGGCTCCATCACCGCCATCGGCCTGGCGCGCAGCGACTTCGCGCTGGCGCAGGTGTTGATCGATGATCTGAGCGGTTTCGACCTTCCGCGGGCCCAGACGTTGAGTGATGAGCTGCTGGCGCGCTGTCGCGAGCAGGCCGTGGCGCCGGTGATGGGCAACAGCTTCGCGCTGACGCTGCTCGATGGCCTCTCGAGCAGTGAGGAGCAGGTACTGGCGACGCTGGATGCGGCGCTGGGCAGCATTCCCGCCTTCGGTGGCTCCGCCGGGGACGACAACCGGTTGGCGCATACCTATGTCTACGCCGATGGGGTCTTCCATGATCAGGCGGCGGTCGTGGTAGTGATCAATACGCGGCTGCCGTTCGAGGTCATCAGTACGCACCATCTTACGCCGCTGGCCGACAAGCTGGTGGTGACGGCGGTGGACCGCGATTCACGCCGCGTGCTGGAGCTGAATGCCGAGCCCGCCGCCGAGGAGTATGCGCGGCTGGCCGGTGTCGCGCCCGAGGCGCTGGAGGAGGCGGTCTTCGCGCGCTGCCCGCTGGCGGTGCGCATCGGTGAGGCGCATTACGTACGCTCCATCCAGCGCGTGAATGCCGATGCCAGCCTGAGCTTCTACTGCGCGGTGGAGACCGGCATCGTGCTCACTGCCATGCAGGCCACGCCGATTCTCGCGCAGCTCGAGCAGCGGCTGGCCGAGGTGGAGGCGCGCCTGGGGCCGCCCGCGCTGACCATCGGCTGTGACTGCTTCCTGCGGCGCATGGAGATCGAGGCGCTGGGGCTGGAGGCAGAGGCTTCGCGTCTGCTCAGGCATCACCGGGTGATCGGCTTCAATACCTACGGTGAGCAGCATCACGGCATGCACATCAACCAGACCTTCACCGGCGTGGTGATCGGCCAGCGCCGTCTCGCGGCCGATGGCACGGGAGGACAGGATGGCGCCTGA